The Acidobacteriota bacterium genome includes the window TTCCGGTCTACCCGGTTGCCGGTTGCCCGTTGCCGGTTGCCGGACGACTGTATCGACGCGGGCGATCACGGCGTCGATGTCCGCGGCGCTCGTCGGGCGGCCGACGCTGATGCGGAGGTTGGTGAGGCCGGGGGCGCGGCCGATGGCGGTGAGGACGTGCGACGCTTCGCCGCTGGCGCTCGTACAGGCCGAGCTCGTCGAGACGCACACCTCGTCGCCCAGCGCCGCGAGCAGCGCATCCCCCGGGGGGCCGGCGAGACTCACGTTCAGGTTGTTGGGGAGGCGACGCTCGGGTTCCGCGATTGGGTCGGGGCCATTCAGCAGGATGGCGGGAAACGCGTCTCGGAGCGCGAGCCACAGCCGATCGCGCAGCGCACGCTGTGTCCGGCGATCGGCCTCGAGATCCTCCCTGGCCAGCACGATGGCTTCCGCGAGACCGACGATGCCGGGCACGTTGAGCGTGCCGCTGCGCAGCCCCCCCTCGTGCCCGCCGCCGTCGAGGAGCGGCGTGAGTCGACACGGCGTCCGCACGTAGAGCGCGCCCACGCCCTTCGGGCCGTACATCTTGTGCCCGCTCATCGACAGCAGATCCACCTGCATCGCCTGCACGTCCACGGGCACCTTGCCGAACGACTGCGTCGCGTCGGTGTGCAGCAGCACGCCGCGCGCGCGGCACAGCGCGCCCAGCGCCGCGATGTCGTGGAGCACGCCGATCTCGTTGTTGGCGTGCATCAGCGACACCAGCGCCGTGTCCGGACGCAACGCGGCTTCGACGGCTCCGACCGACAACGTCCCGTCGGCGTCGACAGGCAGAAACGTGACGTCGTATCCACCGTCGCGCAGGGCCTTGCACGCGTTGAGCACGCACTTGTGCTCGGTGGCCGCCGTGACCACGTGGCGCCCGCCCGGCGCGCACGCCGTGCCCAGCACGCCCTTGAGCGCCAAGTTGTTCGATTCGGTGGATCCCGACGTGAACACGATCTCCGATGGCGACTCGGCGTTGAGCGCCGCGGCAATCCGCTGCCTCGCCCGTTCGGTGGCCGCGCGCGCTTCCAGCCCGACGCGATGACTGGTGCTCGCCGGGTTGCCGAACACCTC containing:
- a CDS encoding cysteine desulfurase, which translates into the protein MRDGLAVPIYLDYHATTPVDPRVFAAMTPYFMEVFGNPASTSHRVGLEARAATERARQRIAAALNAESPSEIVFTSGSTESNNLALKGVLGTACAPGGRHVVTAATEHKCVLNACKALRDGGYDVTFLPVDADGTLSVGAVEAALRPDTALVSLMHANNEIGVLHDIAALGALCRARGVLLHTDATQSFGKVPVDVQAMQVDLLSMSGHKMYGPKGVGALYVRTPCRLTPLLDGGGHEGGLRSGTLNVPGIVGLAEAIVLAREDLEADRRTQRALRDRLWLALRDAFPAILLNGPDPIAEPERRLPNNLNVSLAGPPGDALLAALGDEVCVSTSSACTSASGEASHVLTAIGRAPGLTNLRISVGRPTSAADIDAVIARVDTVVRQPATGNRQPGRPEPLPRHVS